One Candidatus Neomarinimicrobiota bacterium genomic window, CCCTCAAGCCATCCTTCCATTCTTCGCGGATTGGTTCACCCTGCACGGAAACGTAATTCGCACGTTTCTGATTGGGATTTCCATCAGTCTGGAGGAAGGATACCAGACTACTGTCCCGGTGATCTTCGATGTATGAGAGAGCGCCGCTGGGGCAGGCGGTCACGCAGGAAGTGGCACCATCACACAGATCACAATAAAGAGGCAAGTGATCGTAAAATCCGATAGCACCCACCGGGCATGCATCCACACAGATTTGGCAGGACGTGCATAAATCTTCATCCAGAATTATTTCGCCTTTGTCGCCTACAGACAATGCCGTAGTGGGACACTCTAAACAGGGTTTCTCCAAGCAACTGAGGCAGGCAATGGCCATCTCCAAACCTACACTTTCCAGCTTGGCGACACGAATG contains:
- a CDS encoding 4Fe-4S dicluster domain-containing protein, which codes for MIHCELRICVGCRMCEVACSSFHFGSVTRAMSRIRVAKLESVGLEMAIACLSCLEKPCLECPTTALSVGDKGEIILDEDLCTSCQICVDACPVGAIGFYDHLPLYCDLCDGATSCVTACPSGALSYIEDHRDSSLVSFLQTDGNPNQKRANYVSVQGEPIREEWKDGLRVDS